The proteins below are encoded in one region of Lactuca sativa cultivar Salinas chromosome 3, Lsat_Salinas_v11, whole genome shotgun sequence:
- the LOC111920783 gene encoding uncharacterized protein LOC111920783 isoform X2, which produces MTSPCIKEVSRACFRRCCPTQLLGLPEEQSPKQAISPSRYDFIAATAFSLPPNAQFTNHESLPDLERSFSTMKKAYPHYPETDRADRIRSDEFYHLSNNNHITHGGQEQEFESVIKERIFRFMNISSDDYSLVFTANQSSAFKVLADNYPFHTNRNLLTVYDHENEAVETMIESCKKRSGRVDSALFSWPNMRIQSKRLRKSVSVVDKNKKKKKKKGLFVFPLQSKVTGTRYSYLWMSLAQENGWHVCLDANAFGAKDMETLGLSLFHPDFLICSFYKIFGENPSGFGCLFVKKTRSTILNNSSTTTGLVNIVQASNRPLFLQQSGSLNNPGKREDIAMASSSSTSSSSISNQETFEIQEIKGINKEKTELSFSDLWKLDKSVDKNEASTSGVTSDIEFRGLDHADSLGLILISTRVRYLVNWLVNAFGSLQHPHSEDGVPLVRVYGPKVRVDRGPVVAFNVFDWKGEKVEPTLVQKLADRHNISLSYATLKHVSFVDKSCEEKERLVEVKGIENDGRNSPMNKRKEKIEVGIPVIMATVGFLTNFEDVYRVWVFVSRFLDADFVEKERWRYMALNRTTVEV; this is translated from the exons ATGACTTCACCTTGCATCAAGGAAGTCTCTAGAGCCTGTTTCAGACGTTGCTGCCCCACTCAACTACTCGGGCTGCCCGAGGAACAGAGTCCCAAACAAGCGATTTCACCTTCCAGGTATGATTTCATTGCTGCAACAGCCTTTTCGCTTCCTCCAAATGCTCAATTCACTAACCATGAATCATTACCCGACCTCGAACGATcgttttccaccatgaaaaaagctTACCCTCACTACCCAGAGACTGACCGAGCTGACCGAATCCGGAGTGACGAATTCTATCACCTCTCCAACAATAACCAT ATTACGCATGGTGGTCAAGAACAGGAATTTGAATCGGTTATTAAAGAGAGGATTTTTAGGTTTATGAATATTTCATCGGATGATTACTCTTTGGTTTTTACAGCTAACCAGTCATCGGCATTCAAAGTGTTGGCAGATAATTACCCTTTTCATACAAATCGTAATCTTTTGACTGTATATGACCATGAAAATGAAGCTGTGGAAACCATGATTGAGAGTTGTAAGAAAAGGTCAGGGCGAGTTGACTCGGCCCTGTTCTCGTGGCCTAACATGAGAATCCAATCGAAAAGACTCAGGAAATCGGTTTCGGTTGTggataaaaacaaaaagaaaaagaaaaaaaagggacTTTTCGTTTTCCCGCTTCAATCTAAAGTTACGGGAACACGATACTCGTATCTTTGGATGAGTTTAGCTCAAGAAAACGGGTGGCATGTTTGTCTTGATGCCAATGCATTTGGAGCAAAAGACATGGAGACATTAGGACTCTCCCTTTTCCACCCAGATTTCTTAATCTGTTCATTTTACAAGATTTTTGGAGAAAACCCATCTGGATTCGGGTGTCTTTTTGTTAAAAAAACAAGATCAACGATTCTCAATAACTCATCTACAACCACAGGATTGGTTAACATTGTTCAAGCTTCTAACCGCCCTCTGTTTCTCCAACAATCCGGGAGTCTCAACAATCCGGGAAAACGAGAAGACATAGCCATGGCAAGCTCAAGCTCCACCTCCAGCTCATCAATCTCCAATCAAGAAACCTTCGAAATCCAAGAAATCAAAGGAATTAATAAAGAAAAGACGGAATTGTCCTTTTCTGATCTCTGGAAACTGGATAAGTCCGTTGACAAAAACGAAGCAAGCACCAGTGGGGTTACCTCAGATATCGAGTTTCGTGGGTTAGATCATGCAGACTCGTTAGGTTTGATATTGATAAGTACGAGGGTAAGGTACCTGGTCAACTGGCTGGTCAATGCATTCGGTAGTCTTCAACATCCACATTCGGAAGATGGGGTGCCTTTGGTTAGGGTTTATGGGCCAAAAGTGAGGGTGGATCGAGGTCCTGTGGTGGCTTTTAATGTGTTTGATTGGAAAGGTGAAAAGGTTGAACCTACACTTGTGCAGAAGTTAGCAGATAGACATAACATTTCTCTTAGTTATGCGACTTTAAAACATGTTAGTTTTGTGGACAAGAGTTGTGAAGAGAAGGAAAGATTAGTAGAGGTAAAAGGCATTGAGAATGATGGGCGTAATAGTCCGATGAACAAAAGGAAAGAGAAGATAGAGGTAGGGATACCTGTGATCATGGCTACAGTTGGGTTTTTGACAAATTTTGAAGATGTTTATAGAGTGTGGGTGTTCGTTTCAAGGTTCTTGGATGCAGATTTTGTGGAGAAAGAAAGGTGGAGATATATGGCGCTTAATCGGACAACTGTTGAGGTTTAG
- the LOC111920783 gene encoding uncharacterized protein LOC111920783 isoform X1, whose protein sequence is MTSPCIKEVSRACFRRCCPTQLLGLPEEQSPKQAISPSRYDFIAATAFSLPPNAQFTNHESLPDLERSFSTMKKAYPHYPETDRADRIRSDEFYHLSNNNHVCLDYIGHGLFSYSQQLHSNAPFFNIIYKSVNLYAQITHGGQEQEFESVIKERIFRFMNISSDDYSLVFTANQSSAFKVLADNYPFHTNRNLLTVYDHENEAVETMIESCKKRSGRVDSALFSWPNMRIQSKRLRKSVSVVDKNKKKKKKKGLFVFPLQSKVTGTRYSYLWMSLAQENGWHVCLDANAFGAKDMETLGLSLFHPDFLICSFYKIFGENPSGFGCLFVKKTRSTILNNSSTTTGLVNIVQASNRPLFLQQSGSLNNPGKREDIAMASSSSTSSSSISNQETFEIQEIKGINKEKTELSFSDLWKLDKSVDKNEASTSGVTSDIEFRGLDHADSLGLILISTRVRYLVNWLVNAFGSLQHPHSEDGVPLVRVYGPKVRVDRGPVVAFNVFDWKGEKVEPTLVQKLADRHNISLSYATLKHVSFVDKSCEEKERLVEVKGIENDGRNSPMNKRKEKIEVGIPVIMATVGFLTNFEDVYRVWVFVSRFLDADFVEKERWRYMALNRTTVEV, encoded by the coding sequence ATGACTTCACCTTGCATCAAGGAAGTCTCTAGAGCCTGTTTCAGACGTTGCTGCCCCACTCAACTACTCGGGCTGCCCGAGGAACAGAGTCCCAAACAAGCGATTTCACCTTCCAGGTATGATTTCATTGCTGCAACAGCCTTTTCGCTTCCTCCAAATGCTCAATTCACTAACCATGAATCATTACCCGACCTCGAACGATcgttttccaccatgaaaaaagctTACCCTCACTACCCAGAGACTGACCGAGCTGACCGAATCCGGAGTGACGAATTCTATCACCTCTCCAACAATAACCATGTATGTCTTGATTACATTGGTCATGGGTTGTTTTCGTATTCGCAACAGTTACATTCCAATGCGcctttttttaatattatatacaaATCAGTGAATTTGTATGCACAGATTACGCATGGTGGTCAAGAACAGGAATTTGAATCGGTTATTAAAGAGAGGATTTTTAGGTTTATGAATATTTCATCGGATGATTACTCTTTGGTTTTTACAGCTAACCAGTCATCGGCATTCAAAGTGTTGGCAGATAATTACCCTTTTCATACAAATCGTAATCTTTTGACTGTATATGACCATGAAAATGAAGCTGTGGAAACCATGATTGAGAGTTGTAAGAAAAGGTCAGGGCGAGTTGACTCGGCCCTGTTCTCGTGGCCTAACATGAGAATCCAATCGAAAAGACTCAGGAAATCGGTTTCGGTTGTggataaaaacaaaaagaaaaagaaaaaaaagggacTTTTCGTTTTCCCGCTTCAATCTAAAGTTACGGGAACACGATACTCGTATCTTTGGATGAGTTTAGCTCAAGAAAACGGGTGGCATGTTTGTCTTGATGCCAATGCATTTGGAGCAAAAGACATGGAGACATTAGGACTCTCCCTTTTCCACCCAGATTTCTTAATCTGTTCATTTTACAAGATTTTTGGAGAAAACCCATCTGGATTCGGGTGTCTTTTTGTTAAAAAAACAAGATCAACGATTCTCAATAACTCATCTACAACCACAGGATTGGTTAACATTGTTCAAGCTTCTAACCGCCCTCTGTTTCTCCAACAATCCGGGAGTCTCAACAATCCGGGAAAACGAGAAGACATAGCCATGGCAAGCTCAAGCTCCACCTCCAGCTCATCAATCTCCAATCAAGAAACCTTCGAAATCCAAGAAATCAAAGGAATTAATAAAGAAAAGACGGAATTGTCCTTTTCTGATCTCTGGAAACTGGATAAGTCCGTTGACAAAAACGAAGCAAGCACCAGTGGGGTTACCTCAGATATCGAGTTTCGTGGGTTAGATCATGCAGACTCGTTAGGTTTGATATTGATAAGTACGAGGGTAAGGTACCTGGTCAACTGGCTGGTCAATGCATTCGGTAGTCTTCAACATCCACATTCGGAAGATGGGGTGCCTTTGGTTAGGGTTTATGGGCCAAAAGTGAGGGTGGATCGAGGTCCTGTGGTGGCTTTTAATGTGTTTGATTGGAAAGGTGAAAAGGTTGAACCTACACTTGTGCAGAAGTTAGCAGATAGACATAACATTTCTCTTAGTTATGCGACTTTAAAACATGTTAGTTTTGTGGACAAGAGTTGTGAAGAGAAGGAAAGATTAGTAGAGGTAAAAGGCATTGAGAATGATGGGCGTAATAGTCCGATGAACAAAAGGAAAGAGAAGATAGAGGTAGGGATACCTGTGATCATGGCTACAGTTGGGTTTTTGACAAATTTTGAAGATGTTTATAGAGTGTGGGTGTTCGTTTCAAGGTTCTTGGATGCAGATTTTGTGGAGAAAGAAAGGTGGAGATATATGGCGCTTAATCGGACAACTGTTGAGGTTTAG